The window GTGAGGATCAAACCGTCTTCGGAGATCACAACCCCAGACCCTGACCCACCGAAGATTGAATCGTCGTGCCCGGTCTGGATCGTGACCACCGAAGGCTGCGCCTTGTCGAGAATGGCCCGTATGTCCAGAGCGCCGATGGTGGTGGCACTGGCGCCGTTGGCTACGTCCCCATCGCGGCCGTGGCGATGACCGAGGGCGTAGACACCGAAGGCCGAACCGACCACCAACGCACCGACGAGGAAGGCGATGAACACCGCAAGGGCGTTGCCCCGCCGGGGAGGGGTGGACCCGGGAACGGGACCGTCGAGGAGCGGAGGAGGCGCATCTACCGGTGGCGACGACGGGGTGCCGACCGGCCTCCAGTGGTCGGCCACCGGGGCTCGGCCTGCGCTGTCGACCGTGGGTCGAGGGCCGTTCCACGTCGAGGTGGACGGGCCACGAGCGGGTTCCGCCGGTGACGGTGACGCCGGTGACGGTGACGTGGGTCCTGGCGCGCCCGCCCTTCCCTCGACGTTGCGCCTGGTTCGATCACGACGCGCCGGCGGGGAAGGTTCAACGCCCGGCCGAGGCGCCCACGGCGACCACGAACCACCGCTGCTGGTCCCCGGATGACTCATAGGGACATGCAATCAGGTTTTCCCAGTATCTCCACAGCGCCTGCACCGAATCCTCACACGAGTCGGGGAACGATGTCCCCGGCGGTTTCGTCTCGCTTTATGGCCGACCCGCCACCATCACCACATCGAGGATGTCCCGAACCGGCAGCCGACCCTCGGACGCCGCCAGCGGGACGGAGGAGACCCACCGATGGAACCGATCCAGCCCACGTGGATGAGCCGGGGAAGCTGCCGCAACTATCCCGCGGCCGCGTTCTTCCCCAGCGACGGCGTGGGGGTGGACGCCGCCCGCAAGATCTGCGCGGATTGCCCCGTCAAGGATGACTGCCGTGAGTACGCCCTCGAACAGCGGATCGAGCACGGCGTGTGGGGCGGCTGCTCCGAACGGGAACGGCGCCGCATCCTCAAGTCCCGGCGAGACAAGGTCGGAGCCGTGGCCGCCGACCACCGGTCAGACCGAGAACCGGTAACCGTCTACTGACTCGGTCCACGGCGGCGCGCCATCACAACGTGAGCCTTGGCCGCACCCCATGCGATACCGGGTTCGGCCAGGTCTGGATGTACGTCGGCGAACGACGCTGGCGAAAGGTCATAGACGTCGTCAGGGAAAGCGCGGACCGCAAAGTCGTCTCGCTCCACCGGCGGCACTCCCGCTCGGGCCAAC is drawn from Microthrixaceae bacterium and contains these coding sequences:
- a CDS encoding WhiB family transcriptional regulator; its protein translation is MSRGSCRNYPAAAFFPSDGVGVDAARKICADCPVKDDCREYALEQRIEHGVWGGCSERERRRILKSRRDKVGAVAADHRSDREPVTVY